In the Alteromonas sp. M12 genome, one interval contains:
- a CDS encoding Dam family site-specific DNA-(adenine-N6)-methyltransferase, translating to MKKNKNRAFLKWAGGKYGLIDEICQRLPQGNKLIEPFVGAGSVFLNTEYPQYVLNDINPDLINLYSIIKTQAEYFIKESEKLFSPSNNQEKRFYELRKEFNHSDDLFFKSILFLYLNRHGYNGLCRYNLSGGFNVPFGRYKAPYFPKKELYYFAEKSQKATFTCEPFQHTFARARSGNVIYSDPPYAPISLTANFTQYSKNGFSLDEQLLLAKLAKHNAKKKSVSVLISNHDTPFTREIYSQADITSLMVKRTISQKGDKRVKVGELLALYT from the coding sequence ATGAAGAAAAACAAAAATCGGGCATTTCTGAAATGGGCAGGCGGAAAATACGGACTGATTGACGAAATTTGCCAACGTTTACCCCAAGGTAACAAGTTGATCGAACCTTTTGTTGGTGCCGGTTCTGTTTTCTTAAACACCGAATACCCTCAATACGTTTTGAATGATATCAATCCTGATCTCATAAACCTTTACTCTATTATCAAAACGCAGGCAGAATATTTTATTAAAGAGTCTGAAAAGCTTTTTAGCCCCTCGAATAATCAGGAAAAAAGATTCTACGAATTGCGTAAAGAGTTTAATCACTCTGATGATCTATTTTTTAAATCGATTCTGTTTTTATATCTAAATCGACACGGCTATAACGGGCTTTGCAGATATAATTTGTCTGGCGGATTTAATGTGCCTTTTGGTCGATACAAAGCACCTTATTTCCCGAAAAAAGAACTATATTATTTTGCTGAAAAATCGCAAAAGGCCACCTTTACCTGTGAGCCATTTCAACATACTTTTGCGCGCGCTAGATCGGGAAATGTCATCTATAGCGATCCGCCGTACGCACCAATTAGTTTAACCGCTAACTTCACCCAATATTCCAAGAATGGGTTTTCGTTAGATGAGCAGTTATTGTTAGCCAAATTAGCAAAGCATAATGCAAAGAAAAAGTCGGTCAGTGTTTTAATAAGTAATCACGATACACCTTTTACCCGAGAAATTTATTCTCAAGCAGATATAACAAGTTTGATGGTAAAGCGAACTATCAGTCAAAAAGGCGATAAAAGAGTAAAAGTGGGTGAGCTACTGGCCCTTTATACCTAG
- a CDS encoding DUF2970 domain-containing protein, with protein sequence MSEPKQNNSLWGVFKSVAASVFGVQSHQNYEHDFQQKSFVPFLLVGVVFVIALILGLVAVVNIALN encoded by the coding sequence TTGTCAGAGCCTAAGCAAAACAACAGCCTTTGGGGCGTTTTTAAAAGCGTCGCTGCCAGTGTTTTTGGTGTGCAATCACACCAAAATTATGAGCATGACTTTCAGCAAAAGTCCTTCGTTCCATTTCTCTTGGTTGGTGTGGTCTTCGTGATTGCGTTAATTCTCGGCTTAGTTGCCGTGGTCAATATCGCGCTCAATTAA
- a CDS encoding TorF family putative porin gives MKTLKLAALAVAVLSATSFSSLVQAEVSANFGATSNYIWRGMSQSSNDVSVSGGIDYSDESGFYAGTWVGSIDWGNGDGTENDFYLGYGGESGDFGYDVGYIYYMYPATGFEDSDFGEIYFNGTYKAFSFGVAYTVNSQYDDDAPYGTGDLYYSVGYGIDLPNEFGLGLTYGYYDFDSDDEVYGDVDFGHFQIDLSKGDFTLSLSKADDESGDDDTKFVVSWGTSF, from the coding sequence ATGAAAACGTTGAAATTGGCCGCATTGGCTGTTGCTGTACTTTCTGCAACCAGTTTTAGTTCCTTAGTTCAGGCTGAGGTTTCAGCTAACTTTGGTGCAACAAGTAACTACATTTGGCGTGGTATGAGTCAAAGCTCTAACGATGTATCCGTTTCTGGCGGTATCGACTACTCAGATGAAAGTGGTTTTTATGCGGGTACTTGGGTTGGTTCAATTGACTGGGGTAACGGTGATGGCACTGAAAACGACTTCTACTTAGGTTACGGCGGTGAGTCTGGTGACTTCGGTTATGATGTTGGTTACATTTATTACATGTATCCTGCAACGGGTTTTGAAGATTCTGATTTCGGCGAAATTTATTTCAACGGTACATACAAAGCGTTTTCTTTTGGCGTAGCTTACACAGTAAACAGTCAATATGACGACGATGCACCTTATGGAACAGGTGACCTTTACTACAGCGTAGGCTATGGTATTGATCTTCCGAATGAATTTGGTCTTGGTTTAACATACGGTTATTATGACTTTGACAGTGATGACGAAGTATACGGCGATGTTGATTTTGGTCACTTCCAAATTGATCTATCTAAAGGTGATTTTACATTGAGCCTTTCAAAAGCAGATGATGAATCAGGTGATGACGATACTAAATTCGTTGTTAGCTGGGGTACATCGTTCTAA
- the rpe gene encoding ribulose-phosphate 3-epimerase yields the protein MSPFLIAPSILSANFACLGNEVDSVIEAGADLVHFDVMDNHYVPNLTVGPLVCESLVKHGVTKPIDVHLMVEPVDQMIEDFAKAGANRISFHPEATKHLDRSVQLVIESGCEVGLVLNPATPLNCLDHIIDKLDFILMMSVNPGFGGQQFIPQTLDKIRSVKQRVQASGKQIRIQIDGGVKVDNIRSIAEAGADTFVAGSAIFNQPDYKHVIDQMRAELSKVNMA from the coding sequence ATGAGTCCTTTTTTAATTGCTCCTTCTATCCTTTCCGCTAATTTTGCTTGTTTAGGAAACGAAGTGGATAGTGTGATAGAAGCTGGTGCAGATCTAGTTCACTTCGATGTGATGGATAACCATTACGTTCCAAACTTAACGGTAGGTCCGTTAGTGTGTGAGTCATTGGTGAAACACGGCGTAACAAAGCCGATTGATGTGCATTTAATGGTAGAGCCTGTTGATCAGATGATTGAAGACTTCGCCAAAGCTGGCGCAAATCGAATCAGTTTCCACCCTGAAGCAACAAAGCATTTAGATAGAAGTGTGCAATTAGTTATCGAAAGTGGCTGTGAGGTTGGATTAGTGCTGAACCCGGCGACGCCGTTAAATTGTCTTGACCATATAATAGATAAACTAGACTTCATTCTAATGATGTCGGTTAACCCTGGATTTGGCGGACAACAGTTTATACCGCAAACACTGGATAAAATCAGATCTGTTAAACAAAGGGTACAAGCATCGGGTAAACAAATTCGAATTCAAATTGACGGCGGCGTAAAAGTCGATAATATTCGCAGCATCGCTGAAGCAGGGGCCGATACTTTTGTTGCTGGCTCAGCCATATTTAATCAGCCAGATTACAAACACGTCATAGACCAAATGCGCGCAGAATTAAGCAAAGTGAATATGGCTTAA
- the trpS gene encoding tryptophan--tRNA ligase yields MSKPIVLSGCQPSGQLTIGNYMGALRQWVDMQQDNDCLYMIVDMHAITVRQDPKALYNACLDGLSLYLACGIDPSQSTIFMQSHVPEHAQLAWVLNCYTQMGELNRMTQFKDKSAKNVANVNAGLLTYPALMAADILLYQPNKVPVGDDQKQHLELTRDVATRFNNLYGDVFTIPDPFIPEFGARIMSLQDPSSKMSKSDSNPNNFVGLLEDTKKISKKIKRAVTDSDEQARIYFDKQEKPGVSNLLSLLSCATGKSIDSLVPEYEDKMYGHLKGDVADAVVALLEPIQAKFHEIRSDQDYLNTVMRDGAEKASARASVMIQKVYQAVGFIPKP; encoded by the coding sequence ATGAGTAAACCAATTGTATTAAGTGGTTGTCAGCCGTCTGGACAACTGACTATAGGAAACTATATGGGCGCATTGCGCCAATGGGTCGATATGCAACAAGATAATGATTGTTTGTATATGATTGTCGATATGCATGCAATTACAGTGCGTCAAGATCCTAAAGCCCTCTACAACGCATGTTTAGACGGTTTATCTTTATACTTAGCCTGTGGAATAGATCCAAGTCAGAGTACCATTTTCATGCAGTCCCATGTGCCAGAGCACGCGCAATTGGCTTGGGTGCTTAATTGCTATACGCAAATGGGTGAATTGAACAGGATGACTCAATTCAAAGATAAATCAGCTAAAAATGTGGCTAACGTTAACGCTGGCTTATTGACCTACCCTGCTCTTATGGCTGCTGATATTTTATTGTACCAGCCAAATAAAGTACCTGTAGGTGATGATCAAAAGCAACATTTAGAACTTACCCGCGATGTGGCCACACGTTTCAACAACTTATATGGCGACGTGTTTACGATCCCAGACCCATTTATCCCTGAGTTTGGTGCCCGCATAATGAGTCTTCAGGATCCAAGCAGTAAGATGTCGAAATCTGATTCGAATCCTAATAACTTTGTTGGCTTATTAGAAGATACTAAAAAGATTAGTAAGAAAATTAAGCGTGCAGTAACGGATTCAGATGAGCAGGCGCGCATTTATTTCGACAAACAGGAAAAACCTGGGGTTTCCAATTTATTATCGTTATTGTCCTGTGCAACAGGTAAAAGCATTGATAGCTTAGTACCTGAATACGAAGACAAAATGTATGGTCATTTAAAAGGTGATGTGGCCGATGCGGTTGTTGCGTTGCTAGAACCTATTCAAGCTAAGTTCCACGAAATACGTTCAGACCAAGACTATTTGAATACGGTTATGCGAGATGGAGCTGAAAAAGCCAGTGCTCGTGCCTCTGTAATGATTCAAAAAGTTTACCAAGCAGTTGGATTTATACCAAAGCCTTAG
- a CDS encoding aminodeoxychorismate/anthranilate synthase component II: MLLLIDNYDSFTHNLARYFRELNVEVQVVRNDQITCEQIAQLAPQYLVFSPGPCTPNEAGVTLEAIRTFAGKIPILGVCLGHQAIGQIFGAKVEVAEHIMHGKTSSIRHNSTPLFENIEDPFIATRYHSLILNCDSLPKEFDITAWCEEFSQFEPMAIEHKIWPLMGMQFHPESLLTKVGHKLLSNFVKIADRWWLATNETI, translated from the coding sequence ATGCTATTGTTGATCGATAACTATGATTCTTTTACTCATAACCTTGCTCGTTACTTCCGAGAATTGAATGTCGAAGTGCAGGTAGTGAGAAATGACCAGATAACCTGTGAGCAAATTGCCCAACTTGCACCGCAATATTTGGTTTTCTCCCCTGGGCCTTGCACGCCCAATGAAGCGGGAGTCACACTAGAAGCTATTCGCACTTTTGCAGGCAAGATCCCTATTCTTGGGGTTTGTTTAGGACATCAAGCAATCGGGCAAATATTCGGTGCAAAAGTGGAAGTGGCCGAACACATAATGCACGGTAAAACCTCCAGTATTCGCCATAACTCAACCCCCCTTTTCGAAAATATTGAAGACCCATTTATTGCCACTCGTTATCATTCTTTGATACTGAATTGCGATTCATTACCGAAAGAGTTTGATATTACCGCTTGGTGTGAAGAATTTAGCCAGTTCGAACCTATGGCGATAGAGCACAAAATTTGGCCATTAATGGGCATGCAGTTCCACCCTGAGTCACTTTTAACTAAAGTAGGGCATAAATTATTAAGTAATTTTGTTAAGATTGCCGATAGATGGTGGTTAGCTACAAACGAAACTATTTAA
- a CDS encoding HDOD domain-containing protein has product MSELLALKNEINLRFDYLTISLKLAQQHMGAGTETKDVELPANSEAQRTLLQVEKQARHDKELNRRSHTNYVQDIQNMVHNEVIKRLEAQLEDTDKLFNEVLGFDHNLPALLDSLAAKSTSISKIEPIAAGMPWLYDELIRLINTPKYRRVDSNGKVVVVESLKTALSYLGVENIKMLIPSIAFRRCLPQITDPFPKIKVQMMDASIGTAMSCKKLAQLNKLDSYNAFLLGLFHDFGKIVIVRLFFKLFEQVHREAVLEAQNERKRDEHFALGEVVPSETFLLNALTTYGYSLSTELISRMPFKRLVFVEAMNEFANYKEIGEMSPFGKVLAQGEAYNRYRTLKSNKLISLDEAKIYLRQFCFPKGALGELKKTNLRDFDIILDEK; this is encoded by the coding sequence ATGAGCGAACTTTTGGCATTAAAAAACGAAATCAACCTACGCTTTGATTACCTGACTATTAGCCTAAAATTAGCCCAGCAGCATATGGGAGCAGGTACAGAAACAAAGGATGTTGAATTGCCCGCGAATAGTGAAGCTCAGCGCACACTGCTGCAAGTTGAGAAACAAGCTAGACATGATAAAGAGCTCAATCGACGTTCTCACACTAACTATGTGCAAGATATCCAAAACATGGTTCATAATGAGGTTATCAAGCGCTTAGAAGCTCAACTCGAAGATACTGATAAACTATTCAACGAAGTGTTAGGCTTTGACCACAACCTGCCCGCACTACTTGATTCGCTGGCGGCCAAATCAACTTCCATCAGCAAAATTGAACCTATAGCGGCTGGAATGCCTTGGCTTTATGATGAATTGATTAGGCTTATCAATACCCCTAAATATCGTAGAGTAGACTCAAATGGCAAAGTAGTTGTAGTTGAAAGTTTAAAAACCGCGTTAAGCTATCTAGGCGTTGAGAATATTAAGATGCTGATCCCTTCCATAGCATTTCGACGTTGTTTACCGCAAATTACCGATCCTTTTCCAAAAATCAAAGTGCAAATGATGGATGCGTCTATTGGTACAGCGATGTCATGTAAAAAGTTAGCGCAATTGAATAAACTAGATAGTTATAATGCCTTTCTACTGGGGTTATTCCATGACTTCGGTAAAATAGTAATAGTGCGCCTATTTTTTAAATTATTTGAGCAGGTGCACAGAGAAGCGGTACTCGAAGCGCAAAATGAGCGCAAGAGAGATGAACATTTTGCGTTGGGGGAAGTTGTACCTTCAGAAACGTTTTTACTCAATGCGTTAACTACCTATGGTTATTCACTAAGCACAGAGCTCATTTCGCGGATGCCATTCAAACGACTGGTTTTTGTTGAAGCCATGAACGAATTTGCTAACTACAAAGAAATAGGCGAAATGTCTCCATTTGGTAAAGTACTAGCCCAAGGTGAAGCCTACAATCGATATCGAACTCTTAAATCGAATAAGTTGATTTCCTTAGACGAAGCAAAAATATATCTACGTCAATTTTGCTTTCCTAAAGGTGCTTTGGGCGAATTGAAGAAA